In the genome of Streptomyces sp. NBC_00190, one region contains:
- a CDS encoding glutamate ABC transporter substrate-binding protein has translation MSGVSRASGVRRLAGRLRGWGGVTAMAAACAVTAGAVLLPLARATPDAGRPPALREPASVAVAPAAPWVLTDTCPDPEASLRPSGLDGVAIARIKAAGKLVAGVDQNSFRWGYRNQAKEGGGLDGFDIDLVKAIAQDILGDPNAVIYRAIPTSQRVPALQEGRVDIVVRTMTINCKRLEDVAFSTAYFEAGQQVLATKGSPITGYDTSLKDKRICFASGSTAEAALKSQSYGSVPVAVPNQLDCLVRLQLGEVDGIITDNALAAGQAAQDPSVQLVGSPFTREFYGVAMNKDASDLVRRVNKVLEGYRAGGNDSPWMRSYLKHLAPVLPGVTGPPAPKYRDG, from the coding sequence ATGTCCGGGGTGTCCCGGGCGTCCGGAGTGCGGCGGCTGGCGGGCCGGCTGCGCGGCTGGGGCGGGGTGACCGCGATGGCCGCCGCCTGCGCCGTGACGGCGGGGGCCGTGCTGCTGCCGCTGGCCCGGGCGACTCCGGACGCCGGCCGCCCGCCGGCGCTCCGCGAGCCCGCCTCGGTGGCGGTGGCCCCGGCCGCGCCCTGGGTGCTCACCGACACCTGCCCGGACCCGGAGGCCAGCCTGCGCCCGTCCGGTCTGGACGGCGTGGCGATCGCCCGGATCAAGGCGGCCGGCAAACTCGTCGCGGGCGTGGACCAGAACAGCTTCCGCTGGGGCTACCGCAACCAGGCCAAGGAGGGCGGCGGCCTCGACGGCTTCGACATCGACCTCGTGAAGGCCATCGCGCAGGACATCCTGGGCGACCCGAACGCGGTCATCTACCGGGCCATCCCCACCAGCCAGCGCGTTCCGGCGCTCCAGGAGGGGCGCGTCGACATCGTCGTGCGGACCATGACCATCAACTGCAAGCGGCTGGAGGACGTCGCCTTCTCGACGGCCTACTTCGAGGCCGGGCAGCAGGTGCTGGCCACCAAGGGTTCGCCCATCACCGGGTACGACACCTCCCTGAAGGACAAGCGGATCTGCTTCGCCTCCGGTTCCACGGCTGAGGCGGCGCTGAAGTCGCAGTCGTACGGCTCGGTGCCGGTCGCCGTGCCCAACCAGCTGGACTGCCTGGTCCGCCTCCAGCTGGGCGAGGTGGACGGCATCATCACGGACAACGCCCTCGCGGCCGGCCAGGCCGCGCAGGACCCCTCGGTGCAGCTGGTCGGCTCGCCCTTCACCCGTGAGTTCTACGGTGTGGCGATGAACAAGGACGCCTCCGACCTGGTCCGCCGGGTCAACAAGGTGCTGGAGGGCTACCGTGCGGGCGGCAATGACAGCCCCTGGATGAGGTCGTACCTCAAGCACCTGGCGCCCGTGCTGCCCGGCGTGACCGGACCGCCCGCGCCCAAGTACCGGGACGGCTGA
- a CDS encoding protein phosphatase 2C domain-containing protein, whose amino-acid sequence MSMHRLSGCPSCAEPLEEGDRFCGVCGYAVTAPPPAASADHPTIPLPTAPPVAAAGPAPGPAPGWGSAAAAAPTLVDGPADWTTPEPEPEPRPAAPAVPAAAPAGRYDLPGGPGTPPEGTPWGAGEGPHHTGTPSEGVPWSSAEHTHGAAPEGPQARYDTPGGAGTPPEESPRGAGPEHEAPYGTAPGQADGGKTCVACRSGYVDTDGYCEHCGHAQPRERDHLEEELGSVAAVSDRGLRHHRNEDSFAVAATALPDGSAATVAIVCDGVSSASRPDEASAAAAAAANEALLDALPRGAHPQEAMHDAILAAAAAVNALAPPTPGAQNAPACTLVGAVVSGGLLTIGWVGDSRAYWVPDDRAALPRRLTEDDSWAAQMVAAGLMGEAEAYADVRAHAITGWLGADAYDLEPHTAIFKPDHPGVVVVCTDGLWNYAESAREMAQVLPADAAVRPLHSAQVLVGHALDGGGHDNITVAVVPFAAAPAAESGPEPKPGAEPEPGPERQTEPEVRPQA is encoded by the coding sequence ATGTCGATGCATCGGCTGTCGGGCTGCCCCAGCTGCGCGGAACCGCTGGAGGAGGGTGACCGTTTCTGCGGAGTCTGCGGCTACGCCGTCACCGCACCTCCCCCGGCTGCGTCCGCGGACCATCCGACGATCCCCCTGCCGACGGCGCCACCGGTCGCCGCCGCCGGACCCGCCCCCGGGCCCGCCCCGGGGTGGGGCAGCGCGGCCGCGGCCGCGCCGACCCTGGTCGACGGCCCGGCCGACTGGACCACGCCGGAGCCGGAGCCGGAGCCGCGCCCGGCCGCGCCCGCGGTGCCCGCCGCCGCGCCGGCCGGCCGGTACGACCTGCCCGGCGGCCCCGGCACACCGCCCGAGGGGACGCCGTGGGGGGCGGGCGAAGGCCCGCACCACACCGGCACCCCGTCGGAGGGCGTCCCGTGGAGTTCGGCCGAGCACACGCACGGCGCCGCGCCGGAGGGGCCGCAGGCCCGGTACGACACGCCCGGCGGCGCCGGCACGCCCCCGGAGGAGAGCCCGCGGGGCGCCGGGCCCGAGCACGAAGCCCCGTACGGCACCGCGCCGGGACAGGCGGACGGGGGCAAGACCTGCGTCGCCTGCCGCTCGGGTTACGTGGACACCGACGGGTACTGCGAGCACTGCGGGCACGCCCAGCCCCGGGAGCGGGACCACCTCGAAGAGGAGCTCGGGAGCGTCGCCGCCGTCAGCGACCGCGGGCTGCGCCACCACCGCAACGAGGACTCGTTCGCGGTCGCCGCCACCGCCCTGCCCGACGGCTCCGCCGCCACCGTGGCCATCGTCTGCGACGGCGTCTCCTCCGCGAGCCGCCCCGACGAGGCATCGGCGGCCGCGGCCGCCGCCGCCAACGAGGCCCTCCTCGACGCGCTCCCGCGCGGCGCCCATCCCCAGGAGGCCATGCACGACGCGATCCTGGCCGCGGCCGCCGCGGTCAACGCGCTGGCACCGCCGACCCCCGGCGCGCAGAACGCCCCCGCCTGCACCCTGGTCGGCGCCGTCGTCAGCGGCGGCCTGCTGACCATCGGCTGGGTGGGCGACAGCCGCGCGTACTGGGTCCCCGACGACCGTGCCGCCCTGCCCCGTCGGCTCACCGAGGACGACTCCTGGGCCGCCCAGATGGTCGCGGCCGGGCTGATGGGCGAGGCCGAGGCCTACGCCGACGTCCGCGCCCACGCCATCACCGGCTGGCTCGGGGCCGACGCGTACGACCTCGAACCGCACACCGCCATCTTCAAGCCGGACCACCCCGGTGTGGTCGTCGTCTGCACCGACGGCCTGTGGAACTACGCTGAGTCCGCACGGGAGATGGCCCAGGTGCTGCCCGCGGACGCCGCCGTCCGGCCCTTGCACAGCGCACAAGTCCTGGTGGGGCACGCCCTCGACGGGGGCGGACACGACAACATCACCGTGGCCGTGGTGCCGTTCGCCGCCGCGCCCGCCGCGGAGAGCGGACCGGAACCGAAGCCGGGCG
- a CDS encoding serine/threonine-protein kinase, producing MGTACVRPGCPGTYEDMGGGELYCDTCGLAPVGSVAAGADELVSPPTGMTSAARGSLGSAGSRGSFGSHGSQGSQGSQGSHGSARSSASARSSRSSGSRRSVSGRLSRSLSGSASTRSVSVRSSGSAPSSSGRGRLGAGLVNVPEVPRPDPSAAVLENPEVPERKRFCSRSDCGAPVGRARGERPGRTEGFCTKCGHPYSFVPKLRAGDVVHGQYEVAGCLAHGGLGWVYLAVDRAVSDRWVVLKGLLDTGDQDAMEAAISERRFLAEIEHSNIVRIYNFVEHLDQRTGSLDGYIVMEYVGGKSLKEIANERRQPDGRRDPLPVEQACAYGIEALEALGHLHSRNLLYCDFKVDNAIQQQDQLKLIDMGAVRRMDDEQSAIYGTVGYQAPEVAELGPSVASDLYTVARTLAVLTFDFQGYTNVFVDSLPDPEHIEVFGRYESFYRLLVRATDPDPGRRFSSAQEMADQLTGVLREVVALQTGRPRPQLSTLFGPELRVADTRLFTDAPGAAVSRLGERVVVSRRSRLFGAGRAPAAALAAAAPVAGPSAGAAPLAAGAPGPWPQPPLGGTPPGAASVPSLGTTATHVTGAPVPGPRSASARPGTPPNPPDPAGAPGAAPVAVSPPPAGATTLDARETALALPVPLVDASDPNAGFLAGLLATAPGDLLGALGSAPADSAELRLRELRARLELGEPAAAGRALAELEARHPDDWRVVWARGTASLATGEDEIAALSFDAIYDAFPGEPAPKLALGLCAEVLGQLDNAAEYYRLVWITDPGFVSAAFGLARVQLAAGDRDGAVRTLESVPEASIHYTAARVAAVRARLRDRSPQEPLLEDLTAAADQVEALRRFGLDPERHERLTTEVLGSALDWVLSGCRGSDPARTSLLGSQLDERGLRFGLERSYRVLARLAQRGEERIELVERANRFRPRTWV from the coding sequence ATAGGAACGGCGTGCGTTCGCCCCGGCTGCCCGGGGACGTACGAGGACATGGGTGGCGGCGAGCTGTACTGCGACACCTGCGGGCTGGCGCCCGTCGGCTCCGTCGCGGCGGGTGCCGACGAACTGGTGTCGCCGCCGACGGGGATGACGAGCGCCGCGCGCGGCTCCCTGGGGTCCGCCGGGTCCCGGGGGTCGTTCGGCTCACACGGGTCTCAAGGATCTCAGGGGTCTCAGGGCTCGCACGGTTCGGCGCGGTCCTCGGCCTCGGCGCGCTCGTCGCGTTCGTCGGGGTCCCGCCGCTCGGTGTCGGGGCGGCTCTCGCGCTCGCTGTCGGGCAGCGCCTCCACCCGGTCGGTGTCGGTGCGCAGTTCCGGCTCGGCGCCCTCGTCCTCGGGGCGCGGGCGCCTCGGGGCCGGGCTGGTCAACGTACCGGAGGTACCACGTCCGGATCCTTCGGCCGCGGTCCTGGAGAACCCGGAGGTGCCGGAGCGCAAGCGGTTCTGCTCGCGCTCGGACTGCGGCGCCCCGGTGGGACGGGCCCGGGGCGAGCGGCCGGGCCGTACGGAGGGGTTCTGCACCAAGTGCGGGCACCCGTACTCCTTCGTGCCCAAGCTCCGCGCGGGCGATGTGGTGCACGGCCAGTACGAGGTGGCCGGCTGCCTCGCGCACGGCGGGCTCGGCTGGGTGTACCTCGCGGTGGACCGGGCTGTCTCGGACCGGTGGGTGGTGCTCAAGGGCCTGCTGGACACCGGGGACCAGGACGCGATGGAGGCCGCGATCTCCGAGCGGCGCTTCCTCGCGGAGATCGAGCACTCCAACATCGTGCGGATCTACAACTTCGTGGAGCACCTGGACCAGCGGACCGGTTCGCTGGACGGGTACATCGTCATGGAGTACGTGGGCGGCAAATCCCTGAAGGAGATCGCGAACGAGCGGCGCCAGCCGGACGGCCGACGTGATCCGCTGCCGGTGGAACAGGCGTGCGCGTACGGCATCGAGGCCCTGGAGGCACTCGGCCACCTGCACAGCAGAAACCTTCTGTACTGCGACTTCAAGGTCGACAACGCGATCCAGCAGCAGGACCAGCTGAAGCTGATCGACATGGGCGCGGTGCGGCGGATGGACGACGAACAGTCGGCCATCTACGGCACGGTGGGCTACCAGGCCCCGGAGGTCGCGGAGCTGGGTCCCTCGGTCGCCTCCGACCTGTACACGGTGGCGCGCACGCTGGCCGTGCTGACCTTCGACTTCCAGGGCTACACCAACGTGTTCGTGGACTCGCTCCCGGACCCGGAGCACATCGAGGTGTTCGGGCGGTACGAGTCCTTCTACCGGCTGCTCGTACGGGCCACCGACCCGGATCCGGGGCGGCGGTTCTCGTCCGCGCAGGAGATGGCTGACCAGCTGACGGGCGTGCTGCGGGAGGTGGTCGCCCTCCAGACGGGCCGGCCGCGGCCGCAGTTGTCCACGCTCTTCGGCCCGGAGCTGCGCGTTGCGGACACCCGGCTGTTCACCGACGCGCCGGGGGCCGCGGTCTCCCGGCTGGGCGAGCGGGTCGTGGTCTCCCGGCGGAGCAGGCTGTTCGGCGCCGGCCGCGCCCCGGCCGCCGCCCTGGCCGCGGCGGCTCCCGTGGCCGGGCCGTCGGCAGGCGCCGCCCCGCTCGCGGCCGGCGCACCCGGCCCGTGGCCCCAGCCTCCCCTCGGCGGGACCCCGCCCGGCGCGGCGTCCGTGCCCTCGCTGGGGACCACGGCCACGCATGTGACGGGTGCGCCGGTGCCCGGACCGCGGTCGGCGTCCGCGAGACCGGGGACACCGCCGAATCCGCCCGATCCGGCCGGGGCCCCGGGGGCCGCACCCGTAGCCGTGTCCCCGCCGCCCGCGGGAGCGACGACGCTCGACGCCCGTGAGACCGCGCTGGCGCTGCCCGTACCGCTCGTGGACGCCTCCGACCCCAACGCCGGTTTCCTCGCCGGCCTGCTGGCCACCGCGCCCGGCGACCTCCTGGGCGCCCTCGGCTCGGCGCCCGCCGATTCGGCCGAGCTGCGGCTGCGGGAGCTGCGGGCCCGGCTGGAGCTGGGCGAGCCGGCCGCGGCCGGCCGCGCCCTGGCCGAGCTGGAGGCCCGGCATCCGGACGACTGGCGGGTGGTGTGGGCCCGCGGGACCGCCTCGCTGGCCACCGGGGAGGACGAGATCGCGGCCCTGTCCTTCGACGCGATCTACGACGCCTTCCCGGGCGAGCCCGCGCCGAAGCTGGCCCTCGGGCTGTGCGCGGAGGTCCTGGGCCAGCTGGACAACGCGGCCGAGTACTACCGCCTCGTCTGGATCACCGACCCCGGATTCGTGAGCGCGGCCTTCGGGCTGGCCCGGGTCCAGCTGGCCGCCGGTGACCGGGACGGAGCCGTGCGCACCCTGGAGTCCGTACCGGAGGCCTCCATCCACTACACCGCCGCGCGGGTGGCGGCCGTACGCGCACGTCTGCGCGACCGGTCCCCTCAGGAGCCCCTGCTGGAGGATCTGACGGCCGCCGCCGACCAGGTGGAGGCGCTGCGGCGGTTCGGGCTGGACCCGGAGCGCCACGAGCGGCTCACGACGGAAGTTCTGGGCTCGGCCCTCGACTGGGTACTGTCGGGTTGTCGGGGTTCCGACCCCGCAAGGACCTCGCTGCTCGGCAGTCAACTGGACGAACGGGGCCTGCGCTTCGGCCTGGAGCGCTCGTACCGCGTACTCGCACGGCTGGCGCAGCGGGGCGAGGAGAGGATCGAACTGGTGGAGCGGGCAAACCGTTTCCGTCCCCGGACGTGGGTGTGA
- a CDS encoding N-acetylglucosamine kinase yields MGVTLPALPSVLAIDAGNSKTDVALLGPDGSVLCSGQAGGFQPFRTGVPAAVDVLAEAMAAAGLRFGADRGPGALHVSACLANADFPVEERELAREIRSRNWGRATAVHNDTFALLRAGLAADAEPCGVAVVCGAGINCVGMTPDGRTARFPAVGRISGDWGGGGGLAEEALWFAARAEDGRGEATDLARALPAHFGLDTVYALIEEMHLDRIPGTRRHELTPLLFAVAAAGDPVALSLVHRQADEIVAMAAVALGRLGLLEREVPVVLGGGVLTARHPQLDERIAAGLAARAPRARMSVVTAPPVLGAGLLGLDALGAPPSAHGKLRAHFG; encoded by the coding sequence ATGGGCGTGACCCTCCCGGCCCTCCCTTCCGTACTGGCGATCGACGCGGGCAACAGCAAGACGGACGTGGCGCTCCTCGGTCCGGACGGCTCGGTGCTGTGCTCCGGGCAGGCCGGGGGCTTCCAGCCGTTCCGGACGGGTGTGCCCGCGGCCGTCGACGTGCTGGCCGAGGCGATGGCGGCGGCCGGGCTGCGGTTCGGCGCGGACCGCGGACCGGGCGCCCTGCACGTGTCGGCCTGTCTGGCCAACGCCGACTTCCCGGTGGAGGAACGGGAGCTGGCGCGCGAGATCCGGAGCCGGAACTGGGGCCGCGCGACGGCGGTGCACAACGACACCTTCGCGCTGCTGCGCGCCGGGCTGGCCGCGGACGCCGAGCCGTGCGGCGTCGCGGTGGTGTGCGGGGCGGGCATCAACTGCGTCGGGATGACCCCGGACGGGCGGACGGCGCGCTTCCCCGCGGTCGGCCGGATCTCCGGCGACTGGGGCGGCGGAGGCGGACTGGCCGAGGAGGCCCTGTGGTTCGCGGCCCGCGCCGAGGACGGGCGGGGCGAGGCGACGGATCTGGCCCGGGCGCTGCCCGCGCACTTCGGCCTCGACACGGTGTACGCGCTGATCGAGGAGATGCACCTGGACCGCATCCCGGGCACGCGACGGCACGAGCTGACCCCGCTGCTGTTCGCGGTGGCGGCCGCCGGGGACCCGGTGGCGCTGTCGCTGGTGCACCGGCAGGCGGACGAGATCGTGGCCATGGCAGCGGTGGCGCTGGGCCGCCTGGGCCTGCTGGAGCGGGAGGTCCCGGTGGTGCTGGGCGGCGGTGTGCTGACCGCCCGGCACCCGCAGCTGGACGAGCGGATCGCGGCGGGTCTCGCCGCACGGGCCCCGCGCGCGAGGATGTCGGTCGTGACGGCCCCTCCGGTACTGGGCGCCGGACTGCTCGGGCTGGACGCGCTCGGGGCCCCGCCGTCCGCCCACGGCAAACTCCGTGCCCATTTCGGGTGA